The following proteins are co-located in the Labrys monachus genome:
- the dhaL gene encoding dihydroxyacetone kinase subunit DhaL, which produces MAQSVDLNAAGPILGDIVAVIVGNAAYLSELDGATGDGDHGVNMGKGFRITGQKLAAAPQPLGEGFATLAETLLDEIGGSMGPLYGSFFLDMSTYLRGRTSIDRAGFGQMLHKGIDAVIDLGEAKVGDKSLVDVLIPAITAYDDAVARGEDFAACLDALKDGADRGFESTKGLVAKIGRASRLGERSRGFYDAGAASCRMILHALADGLQKRL; this is translated from the coding sequence ATGGCGCAGAGCGTCGATCTGAACGCAGCCGGCCCGATCCTCGGCGACATCGTCGCCGTCATCGTGGGCAATGCGGCCTATCTCAGCGAGCTCGACGGCGCCACCGGCGACGGCGATCACGGCGTCAACATGGGCAAGGGCTTCCGCATCACCGGGCAGAAGCTCGCCGCCGCGCCGCAGCCTCTCGGCGAGGGCTTCGCCACGCTGGCGGAGACGCTGCTCGACGAGATCGGCGGCTCGATGGGGCCGCTCTATGGCAGCTTCTTCCTCGACATGTCGACCTATCTGCGCGGCAGGACCAGCATCGACCGCGCCGGCTTCGGCCAGATGCTGCACAAGGGCATCGATGCCGTCATCGACCTCGGCGAGGCCAAGGTCGGCGACAAGTCGCTGGTCGACGTGCTCATCCCCGCCATCACCGCCTATGACGATGCCGTGGCGCGGGGCGAGGATTTCGCCGCCTGCCTCGATGCCCTGAAGGACGGCGCCGACCGCGGCTTCGAATCGACCAAGGGCCTGGTGGCGAAGATCGGCCGCGCCAGCCGCCTCGGCGAGCGCTCGCGCGGCTTCTACGACGCCGGCGCCGCCTCCTGCCGCATGATCCTGCACGCCCTCGCCGACGGCCTGCAGAAGCGGCTCTAG
- a CDS encoding LysR family transcriptional regulator, with product MRRLDNIDLRLLRVFVALVEAGGFSGAQIVLNLSQSTLSTHLAEMEQRIGGQLCVRGRKAFRLTDLGQATYDAALKLFADIEDFRYRVAAVNGRLTGRLRLGIVDGVVTSRQLGLQHAMARMLQSDFDVMIDLSQATPLELEQAVAEGGRDVVIGPFSQQAPGVVYKPVYREPNCLYCGRDHPLFAVSDGTISRAQIEAARLSVRGYRHLDDLYRIGHPKAAASVLQMEAQAMLVLSGHFIGFLPSHLAEPWVADGQMRAVQRDKYAFYSQHYVAFRSAEAERPIIRAFIAALEDHLRSVSEA from the coding sequence ATGCGCAGGCTCGACAATATCGACCTCCGCCTCCTGCGCGTCTTCGTCGCGCTGGTGGAGGCCGGCGGCTTTTCCGGCGCGCAGATCGTGCTCAACCTCTCGCAATCGACCCTCAGCACCCATCTGGCCGAGATGGAGCAGCGCATCGGCGGCCAGCTCTGCGTGCGCGGGCGCAAGGCCTTCCGGCTGACCGATCTCGGCCAGGCGACCTATGACGCCGCGCTGAAGCTCTTCGCCGACATCGAGGATTTCCGCTACCGCGTCGCGGCCGTGAACGGTCGCCTCACCGGCCGGCTGCGGCTCGGCATCGTCGACGGCGTCGTCACCAGCCGGCAGCTCGGACTGCAGCATGCGATGGCGCGCATGCTGCAGTCCGATTTCGACGTGATGATCGACCTCAGCCAGGCGACGCCGCTCGAGCTCGAACAGGCCGTGGCCGAGGGCGGGCGGGACGTCGTCATCGGCCCGTTCTCGCAGCAGGCGCCCGGCGTCGTCTACAAGCCGGTCTATCGCGAGCCCAACTGCCTCTATTGCGGCCGCGACCATCCGCTCTTCGCCGTTTCCGACGGCACCATCAGCCGGGCCCAGATCGAGGCCGCCCGCCTCTCGGTGCGCGGCTATCGCCATCTCGACGATCTCTACCGCATCGGGCACCCCAAGGCGGCGGCTTCGGTGCTGCAGATGGAGGCGCAGGCCATGCTCGTCCTGTCCGGCCACTTCATCGGCTTCCTGCCGAGCCATCTCGCCGAGCCCTGGGTGGCGGATGGACAGATGCGGGCCGTCCAGCGCGACAAATATGCCTTCTACTCTCAGCATTACGTCGCCTTCCGCAGCGCGGAAGCGGAAAGGCCGATCATCCGCGCCTTCATCGCGGCACTGGAGGACCATCTACGCAGCGTTTCCGAGGCCTGA
- a CDS encoding GolD/DthD family dehydrogenase, translated as MADPFTFETAFSLKGKTAIVTGGASGIGLAIARMFAERGARLALVDRDPVVVAAAGSLGEGHVGIEVDVTRDGAPKRTVDDIAARFGAIDILVNNAGVARLAPAEEATREDWDVTMAINVTAPFLFSQAAGAHMLQRGSGRIINLASQAAAVALQSHVAYCTSKAAIVGMTKVLALEWGPRGITVNAISPTVVETELGRKAWAGEVGEAMKKLIPTRRFAQPEEIALAAAYLASPAAAMINGADLAIDGGYTIQ; from the coding sequence TTGGCTGACCCATTTACCTTCGAGACCGCCTTTTCCCTGAAAGGCAAGACGGCGATCGTCACCGGCGGGGCGAGCGGCATCGGCCTGGCCATCGCGCGCATGTTCGCCGAGCGGGGCGCCCGCCTCGCCCTCGTCGACCGTGACCCTGTCGTCGTGGCGGCCGCGGGCAGCCTCGGCGAAGGCCATGTCGGCATCGAGGTCGACGTTACCCGCGACGGCGCTCCGAAGCGGACGGTCGACGACATCGCCGCCCGCTTCGGCGCCATCGACATCCTCGTCAACAATGCCGGCGTGGCGCGGCTGGCGCCGGCCGAGGAGGCGACCCGGGAGGACTGGGACGTCACCATGGCGATCAACGTCACCGCCCCCTTCCTGTTCTCGCAGGCGGCCGGGGCGCATATGCTGCAGCGCGGCTCGGGACGGATCATCAACCTCGCCTCCCAGGCTGCCGCGGTCGCGCTGCAGTCGCATGTCGCCTATTGCACCAGCAAGGCGGCGATCGTCGGCATGACCAAGGTGCTGGCGCTGGAATGGGGGCCGCGCGGCATCACCGTCAACGCCATCAGTCCCACCGTGGTCGAGACCGAACTCGGCCGCAAGGCCTGGGCCGGCGAGGTGGGCGAAGCGATGAAGAAGCTGATCCCGACCCGCCGCTTCGCGCAGCCCGAAGAGATCGCGCTCGCGGCCGCCTACCTCGCCAGCCCCGCGGCGGCGATGATCAACGGCGCCGATCTCGCGATCGACGGCGGCTATACGATCCAATAG
- a CDS encoding sugar ABC transporter ATP-binding protein — protein MSDRPADPQGNPSNGAASGAPSGPALSVGGISKAFDGIPVLRDITATFMPGTVNMLAGENGAGKSTLFKIISGQIAPDRGVLTVNGAPVHTFDPRYARQRGISIIPQELLPIPDMKVWQNLLVGRERTFTLGFLRRREMVAESRRLLQEFGLDIDPESTMRRLGVAATQMIEIIKATSRDSNIVLMDEPSSSLSSRETEQLFRVIRLLRSRGACILYTSHRMEEIEQISDTVAVMRDGAIIRHEPTAAWTERQIITAMVGRNIEDMFPDRAVAEGGRPVLEVRDFKVAGYGARTSFTVHAGEILGLGGLVGAGRSELLEGIYGLRRAEGTVLIEGKPLALSTPAAAIRQGIAFVPEDRKISGVLTSLSILDNVTLPHLGAFAGAGGFVDNTERRRKTLDVLKRTRVKYARLGQTVAHLSGGNQQKIALARWLVTDTPRLLILDEPTRGIDVGARSEIYRLIHDLAEQGVAILLASSDMPELINLSHRILVMRAGAIAGELSREDVNQESILRLAMGKTKDAA, from the coding sequence ATGAGCGATCGACCAGCCGATCCGCAGGGCAATCCTTCCAACGGTGCCGCTTCGGGCGCGCCATCGGGGCCGGCCCTCTCGGTCGGCGGCATCTCCAAGGCTTTCGACGGTATTCCCGTGCTGCGCGACATCACGGCGACGTTCATGCCGGGAACGGTGAACATGCTCGCCGGCGAGAACGGGGCCGGCAAGTCGACGCTGTTCAAGATCATCTCGGGCCAGATCGCGCCCGACCGCGGCGTCCTCACCGTCAACGGCGCGCCGGTCCACACCTTCGATCCGCGCTACGCCCGCCAGCGCGGCATCTCGATCATTCCCCAGGAACTGCTGCCGATCCCGGACATGAAGGTCTGGCAGAACCTCCTCGTCGGCCGCGAGAGGACGTTCACCCTCGGCTTCCTGCGCCGGCGCGAGATGGTGGCGGAATCGCGCCGCCTGCTGCAGGAATTCGGCCTCGACATCGATCCGGAAAGCACCATGCGGCGGCTCGGCGTCGCGGCCACGCAGATGATCGAGATCATCAAGGCGACCTCGCGCGATTCCAACATCGTGCTGATGGACGAGCCGAGCTCCTCGCTGAGTTCCCGCGAGACCGAGCAGCTCTTCCGGGTGATCCGTCTGCTGCGCTCGCGCGGCGCCTGCATCCTCTATACCAGCCACCGCATGGAGGAGATCGAGCAGATCTCCGACACCGTCGCGGTGATGCGGGACGGCGCCATCATCCGCCATGAGCCGACCGCCGCCTGGACCGAGCGCCAGATCATCACCGCCATGGTCGGCCGCAACATCGAGGACATGTTCCCCGACCGCGCCGTCGCCGAGGGCGGCAGGCCGGTGCTGGAAGTGCGCGACTTCAAGGTTGCGGGCTATGGCGCGCGGACCTCGTTCACCGTCCATGCCGGCGAGATCCTCGGCCTCGGCGGTCTCGTCGGCGCCGGCCGCAGCGAATTGCTGGAGGGAATCTACGGCCTGCGCCGGGCGGAGGGCACCGTGCTGATCGAGGGCAAGCCGCTTGCCCTCTCGACGCCCGCGGCGGCGATCCGCCAGGGCATCGCCTTCGTGCCCGAGGACCGCAAGATCTCCGGCGTGCTGACCTCGCTTTCGATCCTCGACAACGTCACGCTGCCGCATCTGGGCGCCTTCGCGGGCGCCGGCGGCTTCGTCGACAACACCGAGCGGCGCCGGAAGACGCTCGATGTCCTCAAGCGCACGCGGGTCAAATATGCGCGGCTCGGCCAGACGGTGGCGCATTTGAGCGGCGGCAACCAGCAGAAGATCGCGCTCGCGCGCTGGCTGGTGACCGACACGCCGCGCCTCCTCATCCTCGACGAGCCGACACGCGGCATCGATGTCGGCGCCCGCAGCGAGATCTACCGCCTGATCCACGACCTGGCCGAGCAGGGCGTCGCCATCCTCCTCGCCTCCTCGGACATGCCCGAACTCATCAATCTCAGCCATCGCATCCTCGTCATGCGCGCAGGCGCGATCGCCGGGGAGCTGTCACGCGAAGACGTCAACCAGGAAAGCATCCTGCGTCTGGCAATGGGAAAGACCAAAGATGCAGCCTGA
- a CDS encoding SDR family NAD(P)-dependent oxidoreductase — protein MTLSFRGSTVLITGASRGIGLGLAEAFAAAGAALHMLADDEAVLERASALGVRGHVADITDAEAVSAAIGGIGRIDVLVNNAGFERMTPLLDEDPETERIFRRIIDVNVVGTSLVTRRALPRMGEGGAIINTASIWGRVAEPLFGAYVASKHAIIGLTKTWARELGPRGIRVNAVCPGWVRTGAAMNSLARMAERTGRSEEALLVDIVGAQALPGLMEPSDVAGPYLYLASDLARNVTGQTLGVDRGEVPW, from the coding sequence ATGACCCTCTCCTTCCGCGGTTCCACTGTCCTGATCACCGGCGCCAGCCGGGGCATCGGGCTCGGCCTCGCCGAGGCCTTCGCCGCGGCGGGCGCGGCGCTGCACATGCTCGCGGACGACGAAGCGGTGCTGGAACGCGCCTCGGCTCTCGGTGTGCGCGGGCATGTCGCCGACATCACCGACGCGGAGGCGGTCTCGGCCGCCATCGGCGGCATCGGCCGGATCGACGTGCTCGTCAACAATGCCGGCTTCGAGCGCATGACGCCGCTGCTGGACGAGGATCCCGAGACCGAACGCATCTTCCGCCGCATCATCGACGTCAACGTCGTCGGCACGAGCCTCGTCACCCGCCGCGCGCTGCCCCGCATGGGCGAGGGCGGGGCGATCATCAACACTGCCTCGATCTGGGGCCGTGTCGCTGAACCGCTGTTCGGCGCCTATGTCGCCTCCAAGCATGCCATCATCGGACTGACCAAGACCTGGGCCAGAGAACTCGGCCCTCGCGGCATCCGGGTCAACGCGGTCTGCCCGGGCTGGGTGCGCACAGGCGCCGCCATGAATTCGCTGGCGCGCATGGCCGAACGCACCGGCCGGAGCGAGGAGGCACTCCTCGTCGACATCGTCGGGGCGCAGGCGTTGCCGGGCCTGATGGAGCCTTCGGACGTCGCCGGCCCCTATCTCTATCTTGCCTCCGATCTCGCCCGCAACGTCACCGGGCAGACTCTGGGCGTCGACCGGGGAGAAGTGCCGTGGTGA
- a CDS encoding substrate-binding domain-containing protein has product MTFTKRLARRAVLLAGAAMLFAGPALADKAKPVIGFTVYDMTSFIAWGKQGAQAITDANNGTLLWQSAHGDVNAQISQIQQFINQKVDVIIIAAVNSSTLGPQIDQATKAGIPVIATNLSISGPEAAKLVSYVGPNDVGAGEQEAQAVVDALKGKGNVVVMQGPVGQSGAIDRTKGIQNVLAKNPGIKVLAMQPANWDRTQAYKLMQDWLSRYGDQINGLISENDDMAIGSIQALKEKGLNGKIPVSGVDAIKDGLRAIRSGDMIQTNLQNGALELGMAVQVAIDHINGKPVPKEAMLQMPGITKANVEKFYDQLFTNADKFVAGLPDLIKANLKSGDYANQ; this is encoded by the coding sequence ATGACTTTCACCAAGCGCCTTGCCCGCAGGGCGGTCTTGCTCGCCGGCGCGGCCATGCTGTTCGCCGGCCCGGCCCTGGCCGACAAGGCCAAGCCCGTGATCGGCTTCACGGTCTACGACATGACGTCCTTCATCGCCTGGGGCAAGCAGGGCGCGCAGGCGATCACCGACGCCAACAACGGCACGCTGCTCTGGCAGAGCGCCCATGGCGACGTGAACGCCCAGATCTCGCAGATCCAGCAGTTCATCAACCAGAAGGTCGACGTCATCATCATCGCCGCCGTCAATTCCTCGACGCTCGGCCCGCAGATCGATCAGGCCACCAAGGCCGGCATTCCGGTCATCGCCACCAATCTGAGCATCAGCGGCCCGGAAGCCGCCAAGCTCGTCTCCTATGTCGGCCCCAACGATGTCGGCGCCGGTGAGCAGGAGGCCCAGGCGGTCGTCGACGCCCTCAAGGGCAAGGGCAATGTCGTGGTGATGCAGGGCCCGGTCGGCCAGTCCGGCGCCATCGACCGCACCAAGGGCATTCAGAACGTGCTCGCCAAGAATCCCGGCATCAAGGTCCTCGCCATGCAGCCGGCGAACTGGGACCGCACCCAGGCCTACAAGCTGATGCAGGACTGGCTGTCGCGCTACGGCGACCAGATCAACGGCCTGATCTCCGAGAACGACGACATGGCGATCGGCTCGATCCAGGCGCTGAAGGAGAAGGGCCTCAACGGCAAGATCCCGGTCTCCGGCGTCGACGCCATCAAGGACGGCCTCAGGGCGATCCGCTCCGGCGACATGATCCAGACCAATCTGCAGAACGGTGCCCTCGAGCTCGGCATGGCGGTGCAGGTGGCGATCGACCACATCAATGGCAAGCCGGTTCCGAAGGAAGCGATGCTGCAGATGCCGGGCATCACCAAGGCGAATGTCGAGAAGTTCTACGACCAGCTCTTCACCAATGCCGACAAGTTCGTGGCCGGCCTGCCCGACCTCATCAAGGCGAACCTGAAGTCCGGCGACTACGCCAACCAGTAG
- a CDS encoding FGGY-family carbohydrate kinase, producing MLLGLDCGSTAIKAALFDETGRTVGIAGHRTAPVHPAPGFVEQDPDLLWKTAASAIRDVLARTGIDAAAIAGIGVTGHGDGVYLADRHGRALGNGIQSVDSRAHAVTAAWREAGILDEAERLTAQRPYPYAATTLLAWIKQYQPERYHHISHVMFCKDWLRFRLAGVFATDPTDASTAFTEPHRQGYDTAILSLFGLDALQAALPPVLPSAGCIGRVTEEAAQATGLLAGTPVSGGMHDVTASAVGLGNLEPGSLSITAGTFSINETLSDRLVVDPRWAARAGLRPGQWMNMSISPASSNNVDWFLAQAYRAEIALAAQGGPPLWSQIEADLAEPPRPDAPIFHPFLYGSPYSEPASASFLGLRSWHTRADMLKAVIEGAVFNHRHHADALASAFPLERAGITGGGSSAPRTAQFFADALGMPVEIPEATEIGALGVALVAGVGIGLYESLEDATGRACRVTGRYAPDPARHAELNRRFRRYQALADAVRPFWTAPAAAD from the coding sequence ATGCTGCTGGGTCTGGATTGTGGGTCGACCGCGATCAAGGCAGCCCTTTTCGATGAAACGGGACGCACCGTGGGAATCGCCGGCCACCGCACGGCACCCGTCCATCCGGCGCCTGGTTTCGTCGAGCAGGATCCCGATCTGCTGTGGAAGACCGCCGCTTCGGCGATCCGGGACGTCCTGGCGCGGACCGGCATCGATGCCGCAGCGATCGCCGGCATCGGCGTGACCGGGCATGGCGACGGCGTCTATCTCGCCGACCGCCACGGCCGGGCTCTCGGCAACGGCATCCAGTCGGTCGACAGCCGGGCCCATGCCGTCACCGCCGCGTGGCGGGAAGCCGGCATCCTCGACGAGGCCGAGCGCCTCACCGCCCAGCGTCCCTATCCCTATGCCGCCACAACCCTGCTCGCCTGGATCAAACAATATCAACCCGAGCGCTATCATCACATTTCTCATGTGATGTTTTGCAAGGATTGGTTGCGCTTCCGTCTTGCCGGCGTGTTCGCAACCGACCCGACCGACGCCAGCACCGCCTTCACGGAGCCCCACCGCCAGGGTTACGATACCGCCATCCTGTCGCTGTTCGGGCTGGACGCGCTGCAGGCGGCGCTGCCGCCCGTGCTCCCCAGCGCCGGATGCATCGGCAGGGTGACCGAAGAGGCGGCCCAAGCGACAGGCCTTCTCGCCGGCACGCCGGTTTCCGGCGGCATGCACGACGTGACCGCCAGCGCCGTCGGGCTCGGCAATCTCGAACCGGGCAGCCTCTCGATCACCGCGGGCACCTTCAGCATCAACGAGACGCTGTCCGACCGGTTGGTGGTCGATCCGCGCTGGGCCGCGCGCGCCGGCCTCCGGCCGGGCCAGTGGATGAACATGTCGATCTCCCCGGCCTCGTCCAACAATGTCGACTGGTTCCTGGCGCAGGCCTATCGGGCCGAGATCGCCCTCGCAGCCCAGGGCGGGCCGCCGCTCTGGTCCCAGATCGAAGCCGATCTCGCCGAGCCGCCGCGCCCCGACGCCCCCATCTTCCATCCCTTCCTCTATGGCTCGCCCTACAGCGAGCCCGCGAGCGCCAGCTTCCTCGGCCTGCGCTCCTGGCATACGCGCGCCGACATGCTGAAGGCGGTGATCGAGGGCGCGGTCTTCAACCACCGCCACCACGCCGACGCCCTGGCCTCCGCCTTCCCGCTGGAGCGCGCCGGCATCACCGGCGGCGGCTCCTCGGCGCCGCGCACGGCGCAGTTCTTCGCCGATGCGCTGGGCATGCCGGTCGAGATCCCCGAGGCGACGGAGATCGGCGCCCTCGGCGTCGCCCTCGTCGCCGGCGTCGGCATCGGCCTCTACGAGTCGCTGGAGGATGCGACGGGCCGGGCCTGCCGCGTCACCGGGCGTTACGCACCGGATCCCGCCCGGCATGCGGAGCTGAACCGGCGCTTCCGGCGCTACCAGGCGCTCGCCGACGCGGTGCGCCCGTTCTGGACCGCTCCCGCGGCGGCCGATTGA
- a CDS encoding ABC transporter permease — translation MQPEQAGISSTDLASAAPAKRRFEVKEILLRYALVLVLFVFVIVLGLSNASFFTLSNFNVVLLQVSTNALLATGATYVILTGGIDLSVGSVVGMSGVAAAMVAQRDGVPWTVAAVATGVLAGGAIGLLNGLLVAVARVPAFVATLGTMTIALGIAYVLSDGQPISGLSDAFLAVSDQLYGFPIPVILMVLAVIVSWLHLSRTRVGLHIYAAGGNPQAARVAGVNLRAILVLVYTISGLLAGLAGVVLASRATAGIATTGTGYELNAIAAAVIGGISLMGGRGSIFGTVFGFMIIGVLDNGLNILNVSPFYQLIIKGVIIIGAVFIDSTLNRKDD, via the coding sequence ATGCAGCCTGAACAAGCCGGCATATCCTCCACCGATCTTGCATCCGCCGCCCCGGCGAAGCGCCGCTTCGAGGTGAAGGAGATCCTCCTTCGCTATGCGCTCGTCTTGGTGCTGTTCGTCTTCGTGATCGTGCTGGGCCTGTCGAATGCGAGCTTCTTCACGCTCTCCAACTTCAACGTCGTCCTGCTGCAGGTCTCGACCAACGCGCTGCTCGCGACGGGCGCCACCTATGTCATCCTGACCGGCGGCATCGACCTGTCCGTCGGCAGCGTGGTCGGCATGTCCGGCGTCGCCGCCGCCATGGTCGCCCAGCGCGACGGCGTGCCCTGGACCGTCGCTGCGGTGGCGACCGGCGTGCTGGCGGGCGGCGCCATCGGCCTCCTCAACGGCCTCCTCGTCGCCGTCGCCCGCGTGCCCGCCTTCGTCGCGACATTGGGCACCATGACCATCGCGCTCGGCATCGCCTATGTGCTCAGCGACGGCCAGCCGATCTCCGGCCTGTCGGATGCCTTCCTGGCGGTGAGCGACCAGCTCTACGGCTTCCCGATTCCCGTCATCCTGATGGTGCTCGCCGTGATCGTATCGTGGCTGCACCTGTCGCGGACGCGGGTCGGCCTTCACATCTATGCGGCCGGCGGCAACCCGCAGGCGGCGCGCGTCGCCGGCGTCAACCTGCGCGCCATCCTGGTCCTGGTCTACACGATCAGCGGCCTGCTCGCCGGTCTCGCCGGCGTCGTCCTCGCCTCGCGCGCCACCGCCGGCATCGCCACCACCGGCACCGGCTACGAGCTCAACGCCATCGCGGCGGCGGTGATCGGCGGCATCAGCCTGATGGGCGGGCGCGGCAGCATCTTCGGCACGGTGTTCGGCTTCATGATCATCGGCGTGCTCGATAACGGCCTGAACATCCTGAACGTTTCGCCCTTCTACCAGCTCATCATCAAGGGCGTGATCATCATCGGAGCGGTGTTCATCGACTCCACCCTGAACCGGAAAGACGACTGA
- a CDS encoding DeoR/GlpR family DNA-binding transcription regulator has protein sequence MHPVDQSRSGRAIENRRKLILEQIIRSGSAQVEELASRFSVSRMTIHRDLDALTELGMVRKQHGGVTLHESNSVESSFSYRAHLAERQKTAIARAGAALVQPGQSVILDESTTTLYIAPHLSSVTPLTVITNGIAMIDRLKEAHGIQLIGLGGTHNPRLNAFFGLLCENAISSLRANILFMSTSAVFNGVTYHQDEEVLKIKRALMNIAHTKVLMVDSSKFGVTALNRLAGLDAFDVVITDNGLPERDCDRLREQRVNLTVVDC, from the coding sequence GTGCATCCGGTCGACCAGAGCCGGAGCGGGCGCGCGATCGAGAACCGGCGCAAGCTCATCCTGGAGCAGATCATCCGGTCCGGCTCCGCCCAGGTCGAGGAACTCGCCTCGCGCTTCAGCGTCAGCCGGATGACCATCCATCGCGATCTCGACGCCCTCACCGAGCTCGGCATGGTGCGCAAGCAGCATGGCGGGGTGACGCTGCACGAATCCAATTCCGTGGAGAGCAGCTTTTCCTATCGCGCCCATCTGGCGGAACGGCAGAAGACGGCGATCGCCCGGGCCGGAGCAGCGCTGGTGCAGCCGGGCCAGTCGGTCATCCTCGACGAGTCCACCACCACCCTCTACATCGCCCCGCATCTGTCGAGCGTGACGCCGCTCACCGTGATCACCAACGGCATCGCCATGATCGACAGGCTGAAGGAGGCCCACGGCATCCAGCTCATCGGCCTCGGCGGCACGCATAATCCGAGGCTCAACGCCTTTTTCGGCCTCCTGTGCGAGAACGCCATCTCGTCGCTGAGGGCCAACATCCTGTTCATGTCGACCTCGGCCGTCTTCAACGGCGTCACCTATCACCAGGACGAGGAGGTCCTGAAGATCAAGCGCGCCTTGATGAACATCGCCCACACCAAGGTGCTGATGGTCGACAGCAGCAAATTCGGCGTGACCGCCCTGAACCGCCTTGCCGGCCTCGACGCCTTCGACGTCGTCATCACCGACAACGGCCTTCCGGAGCGCGACTGCGACCGCCTGCGCGAACAGCGCGTCAACCTGACGGTGGTGGATTGCTGA
- a CDS encoding YiiD C-terminal domain-containing protein, with amino-acid sequence MENDQSRALTAYLHAHIPLSAAMQVSVVAASTDAVVLGAPLEPNINHRSTVFGGSASAVAILAAWSLLHLRLTADGLPSRLVIQSNRMDYDRPISGAFTATSSLSDPSGWPRFVKTLARHKRARIEARAILTYGEAVAGRFEGEFVAFLPETA; translated from the coding sequence ATGGAGAACGACCAGTCGCGCGCCCTGACGGCCTATCTGCACGCCCACATCCCGTTGTCGGCAGCCATGCAGGTGTCTGTCGTCGCGGCGTCCACCGACGCCGTGGTGCTGGGCGCCCCTCTGGAGCCGAACATCAACCATCGAAGCACGGTGTTCGGCGGCAGCGCATCGGCGGTCGCGATCCTGGCGGCATGGTCTCTTCTCCACCTTCGCCTGACGGCCGACGGGCTTCCCAGCCGCCTGGTGATCCAGTCGAACCGGATGGACTACGATCGGCCCATCTCCGGCGCCTTCACTGCGACCTCCTCGCTTTCCGACCCGTCGGGATGGCCGCGCTTCGTCAAGACGCTCGCCCGGCACAAACGGGCGCGCATCGAGGCGCGAGCGATCCTCACCTATGGCGAGGCCGTCGCCGGACGTTTCGAGGGCGAGTTCGTCGCCTTCCTGCCGGAGACGGCCTGA
- a CDS encoding dihydroxyacetone kinase subunit DhaK, with product MNRIINDPDEVVEDALAGITAAHADLLAKTGHPRVMRAVGVPRHGRVGIVTGGGSGHEPAFVGYVGPGLLDAVAMGEVFASPTARAFQHAFKAADGGRGVACLYGNYAGDNMNVKMAVKLADREGLTVKTVVANDDAASAPASERDKRRGVAGEILMWKTAAALAAEGADLDAVIAVARKTIENTRSVGIGLSACTIPAAGKPNFTIKDGEMEVGIGHHGEPGIAVMPTKSARDMAALMLDTIVPDLPFGRGDDVAVLISGLGATPLMELYILYAHVAEILAAQGIRVRRRFVGNYFTSLEMMGASVTVTRLDPELDRLIGAPARSIGFTVTGDE from the coding sequence ATGAACCGGATCATCAACGATCCCGACGAGGTCGTCGAGGACGCCCTGGCGGGCATTACCGCCGCCCACGCCGACCTGCTCGCCAAGACCGGCCACCCCCGCGTCATGCGGGCCGTCGGCGTGCCGCGGCATGGCCGCGTCGGCATCGTCACCGGCGGCGGCTCCGGCCACGAGCCGGCCTTCGTCGGCTATGTCGGCCCCGGCCTGCTCGACGCGGTGGCGATGGGCGAGGTGTTCGCCTCGCCGACGGCGCGCGCCTTCCAGCACGCCTTCAAGGCCGCCGATGGCGGGCGCGGCGTCGCCTGCCTCTACGGCAATTATGCCGGCGATAACATGAACGTGAAGATGGCGGTGAAGCTCGCCGACCGCGAGGGCCTCACCGTCAAGACCGTCGTCGCCAATGACGACGCCGCCTCCGCGCCGGCGAGCGAGCGCGACAAGCGCCGCGGCGTCGCCGGCGAGATCCTGATGTGGAAGACGGCGGCGGCGCTGGCCGCCGAGGGCGCCGACCTCGACGCGGTGATCGCCGTGGCGCGCAAGACCATCGAGAACACAAGAAGCGTCGGCATCGGCCTGTCGGCCTGCACCATCCCCGCTGCCGGCAAGCCGAATTTCACCATCAAGGATGGTGAGATGGAGGTCGGCATCGGCCATCACGGCGAGCCCGGCATCGCGGTGATGCCGACGAAATCGGCGCGGGACATGGCGGCGCTGATGCTCGACACCATCGTGCCGGACCTGCCTTTCGGCCGCGGCGACGACGTCGCCGTGCTGATCTCCGGGCTCGGCGCCACGCCGCTGATGGAGCTCTACATCCTCTACGCGCATGTCGCGGAGATCCTCGCCGCGCAAGGCATCCGGGTCCGCCGGCGCTTCGTCGGCAATTACTTCACCTCGCTCGAGATGATGGGGGCGTCCGTCACGGTCACGCGCCTCGATCCGGAACTCGATCGCCTGATCGGCGCACCCGCGCGCTCGATCGGCTTCACCGTGACGGGAGACGAATGA